In Citrobacter sp. RHB25-C09, the following proteins share a genomic window:
- the sixA gene encoding phosphohistidine phosphatase SixA yields MQVFIMRHGDAALDAASDSVRPLTSNGCDESRLMANWLKGQKVDIERVLVSPFLRAEQTLDVVGECMNLPGKVEVMPELTPCGDVGMVSAWLQALANEGVATTLVISHLPLVGYLVSELCPGETPPMFTTSAIACVTLDESGKGVFNWQMSPCNLKMAKAI; encoded by the coding sequence ATGCAAGTTTTTATCATGCGTCACGGCGACGCGGCCCTCGATGCCGCCAGTGATTCGGTTCGTCCCTTAACCTCAAATGGTTGTGATGAATCGCGCCTTATGGCGAACTGGCTGAAAGGTCAAAAAGTGGATATCGAACGTGTTCTGGTGAGCCCGTTTCTGCGAGCCGAACAAACTCTGGATGTTGTCGGAGAGTGCATGAACCTGCCTGGTAAGGTCGAGGTCATGCCGGAGCTGACTCCCTGCGGCGATGTCGGTATGGTCAGCGCCTGGTTGCAGGCTCTGGCCAATGAAGGCGTGGCGACAACGCTGGTGATTTCCCACCTGCCGTTAGTGGGCTACCTGGTATCTGAGCTGTGCCCAGGCGAAACGCCGCCGATGTTTACCACCTCAGCCATTGCCTGCGTAACGCTTGATGAAAGCGGAAAAGGGGTTTTCAACTGGCAGATGAGCCCGTGTAACCTCAAAATGGCGAAAGCAATTTAA
- a CDS encoding YfcZ/YiiS family protein codes for MSKCSADETPVCCCMDVGTIMDNSDCTASYSRVFATRAEADETLAALTEKARSVESEPCQITPTYTEESDGVRLDIDFVFACEAETLIFQLGLR; via the coding sequence ATGAGTAAATGCAGTGCTGATGAAACCCCGGTTTGCTGCTGTATGGACGTTGGTACCATCATGGACAACTCCGATTGCACCGCGTCATACAGCCGAGTGTTCGCAACGCGTGCAGAGGCAGATGAGACTCTGGCCGCGTTAACTGAGAAAGCGCGTAGTGTGGAATCAGAGCCTTGCCAAATCACCCCGACCTACACCGAAGAGTCTGACGGTGTGCGTCTGGATATCGACTTCGTTTTCGCTTGTGAAGCCGAAACGCTGATCTTCCAACTCGGTCTGCGTTAA
- a CDS encoding zinc ribbon domain-containing protein: MEQQEKFCPSCGVPLSVPQAKGVSDTYCAWCADAEGNLKSWEEALAGTAAYLDSWQKVGTEESFRRAKRYLTSMPAWAHKADE, translated from the coding sequence ATGGAACAGCAAGAAAAGTTCTGCCCGTCGTGTGGTGTACCGCTGTCCGTCCCGCAGGCAAAGGGCGTAAGCGATACTTATTGCGCCTGGTGCGCCGACGCCGAAGGTAATCTGAAGTCATGGGAGGAGGCGCTTGCGGGTACGGCCGCTTATCTCGACTCCTGGCAAAAGGTGGGTACTGAGGAGTCCTTCAGGCGCGCGAAACGCTACCTGACATCGATGCCGGCCTGGGCACATAAAGCGGACGAGTAA
- the fadI gene encoding acetyl-CoA C-acyltransferase FadI produces the protein MSQALPLVTRQGDRIAIVSGLRTPFARQATAYHGIPAVDLGKMVVGELLARSEIPADVIEQLVFGQVVQMPEAPNIAREIVLGTGMNVHTDAYSVSRACATSFQAVANVAESLMAGTIRAGIAGGADSSSVLPIGVSKKLARVLVDVNKARTMGQRLKLFSRLRLRDLMPVPPAVAEYSTGLRMGDTAEQMAKTYGITREQQDALAHRSHQRAAQAWAEGRLTDEVMTTYTPPFKDPLSEDNNIRGNSTLSDYARLRPAFDRKYGTVTAANSTPLTDGAAAVILMTESRAKELGLVPLGYLRSYAFTAIDVWKDMLLGPAWSTPLALERAGLTMADLTLIDMHEAFAAQTLANLQLLGSERFAREVLGRSHATGEVDDSKFNVLGGSIAYGHPFAATGARMITQTLNELRRRGGGFGLVTACAAGGLGAAMVLEAE, from the coding sequence ATGAGTCAGGCTTTACCGCTGGTCACCCGTCAGGGCGATCGCATCGCCATTGTGAGTGGATTGCGCACGCCTTTTGCCCGTCAGGCAACCGCCTATCATGGCATTCCCGCCGTTGATCTTGGAAAAATGGTCGTCGGTGAACTCCTTGCCCGTAGTGAAATCCCTGCTGATGTGATTGAACAACTGGTGTTTGGCCAGGTCGTGCAAATGCCGGAAGCGCCGAATATTGCCCGTGAAATTGTGTTGGGCACCGGGATGAATGTGCATACCGACGCTTACAGCGTGAGCCGGGCCTGCGCGACCAGCTTTCAGGCGGTGGCCAACGTTGCTGAAAGCCTGATGGCCGGGACTATTCGGGCGGGCATTGCCGGCGGGGCCGATTCCTCTTCTGTACTTCCCATTGGGGTGAGCAAAAAGCTGGCGCGCGTGCTGGTTGATGTCAACAAAGCCCGGACGATGGGGCAGCGCCTGAAGCTCTTTTCCCGTCTGCGGTTACGCGATCTTATGCCCGTGCCACCCGCCGTGGCTGAATACTCAACCGGCTTGCGGATGGGGGATACCGCGGAACAAATGGCGAAAACCTATGGCATCACCCGCGAGCAGCAGGATGCGCTGGCTCACCGTTCTCACCAGCGCGCCGCGCAGGCGTGGGCGGAAGGAAGGCTCACGGATGAGGTAATGACGACATACACCCCGCCGTTTAAAGATCCACTCTCAGAAGATAACAATATTCGCGGTAACTCTACGCTGTCAGATTACGCCAGACTGCGTCCGGCATTTGACCGTAAATACGGCACCGTGACAGCAGCCAACAGTACGCCGCTGACGGATGGCGCCGCGGCCGTCATTCTGATGACGGAATCTCGCGCCAAAGAGTTAGGGCTGGTGCCGCTGGGTTATTTGCGCAGCTATGCGTTCACTGCGATTGATGTCTGGAAGGACATGCTGTTGGGGCCCGCCTGGTCAACCCCCCTGGCGCTGGAGCGCGCCGGCTTAACCATGGCCGACCTCACGCTCATTGATATGCATGAAGCCTTTGCCGCTCAGACGTTGGCTAACCTCCAGTTGCTGGGCAGTGAACGTTTTGCCCGCGAAGTGCTCGGACGTTCACATGCCACCGGCGAAGTAGACGATAGCAAATTTAACGTGCTGGGCGGTTCAATTGCCTACGGACACCCCTTTGCCGCTACCGGTGCACGAATGATCACGCAAACGCTGAATGAACTGCGTCGTCGCGGAGGAGGTTTTGGTCTGGTTACCGCCTGTGCGGCCGGTGGACTGGGTGCGGCAATGGTTCTGGAGGCGGAATAA
- the mlaA gene encoding phospholipid-binding lipoprotein MlaA: protein MKLRLSALALGTTLLVGCASSGTEQQGRSDPFEGFNRTMYNFNFNVLDPYVVRPVAVAWRDYVPQPARNGLSNFTGNLEEPAVMLNYFLQGDPYQGMVHFTRFFLNSILGMGGFIDVAGMANPKLQRVEPHRFGSTLGHYGVGYGPYVQLPFYGSWTLREDGGDMADTLYPVLSWLTWPMSIGKWTVEGIETRAQLLDSDGLLRQSSDPYIMVREAYFQRHDFIADGGKLKPQENPNAQAIEGDLDEIDAE from the coding sequence ATGAAGCTTCGCCTGTCGGCGCTTGCGCTGGGAACCACACTGCTGGTGGGATGTGCGAGTTCCGGCACAGAACAACAGGGGCGCTCGGACCCATTTGAAGGGTTCAACCGCACCATGTACAACTTCAACTTTAATGTGCTGGATCCGTATGTTGTGCGGCCGGTGGCTGTCGCCTGGCGTGACTATGTTCCACAGCCTGCCCGTAATGGCTTAAGCAATTTTACCGGCAACCTGGAAGAACCCGCCGTCATGCTGAACTATTTCCTGCAGGGCGATCCGTATCAGGGGATGGTGCATTTCACCCGTTTCTTCCTGAACAGTATTCTGGGGATGGGCGGCTTTATTGACGTCGCCGGGATGGCGAATCCGAAGTTGCAGCGCGTTGAACCGCACCGTTTCGGTAGCACCCTCGGGCATTACGGCGTCGGGTATGGCCCTTACGTTCAGTTACCGTTCTACGGAAGCTGGACGCTGCGTGAAGATGGCGGCGATATGGCTGATACGCTCTATCCGGTTCTCTCCTGGCTGACCTGGCCGATGAGCATCGGTAAGTGGACGGTTGAGGGTATTGAGACGCGCGCGCAGTTGCTGGATTCTGATGGCCTGCTGCGTCAGTCTTCCGACCCGTACATTATGGTGCGTGAAGCTTACTTCCAGCGTCATGATTTCATTGCTGACGGTGGGAAACTCAAGCCGCAAGAGAACCCGAACGCGCAGGCGATTGAAGGCGATTTAGACGAGATCGATGCCGAGTAA
- a CDS encoding LacI family DNA-binding transcriptional regulator, whose translation MEPAPRPTIKDVAKTAQTGKTSISRYLNGEKHLLSAALLARIEKAIADLGYRPSLMARGLKHGRSRLIGLLIADITNPYSIDVLSGIEAACRKNGFTPLICNANNEGVQEQHYLDLLLSYQVEGMVVNAIHMPEDMLNRLKQSALPMALIDRKIPHFICDRAALDNDQATTLATEHLVTQGFEAILFLSEPIGTVNTRRERLDYFNATLARYPEIVADSAEIPLTQGDLLDDTLRQFHTRYRGMRKAVISANGALTLQVARSLKRIGLQWGSDIGLLGFDELEWAELAGVGITTLKQPTWQIGYAAAEQVLRRIDGARGPVNEQLFPGELLVRGSTVC comes from the coding sequence ATGGAACCCGCACCGCGCCCTACCATTAAAGATGTTGCCAAAACGGCGCAGACAGGAAAAACCAGCATTTCACGTTATTTAAATGGTGAAAAACATCTTCTCTCTGCGGCGCTGCTGGCACGGATTGAAAAAGCCATTGCCGACCTTGGTTACCGCCCAAGCCTGATGGCGCGCGGTTTAAAGCATGGGCGAAGTCGTCTTATTGGTCTGCTTATCGCCGATATTACCAATCCCTATTCGATCGATGTTCTCAGCGGCATAGAAGCAGCATGCCGTAAAAATGGATTTACCCCACTGATTTGTAATGCCAATAATGAGGGCGTTCAGGAGCAACACTATCTCGATTTACTGCTCAGTTATCAGGTTGAAGGGATGGTAGTCAACGCGATACACATGCCTGAGGATATGCTGAACCGTCTTAAGCAGTCGGCGCTACCGATGGCGCTGATTGACCGTAAGATCCCCCATTTCATCTGTGACAGGGCCGCTCTGGACAATGATCAGGCAACAACGCTGGCAACCGAACACCTTGTCACACAAGGATTTGAAGCCATTCTTTTTCTGAGTGAGCCGATCGGGACCGTCAATACCCGTCGCGAACGCCTGGATTACTTCAATGCCACTCTCGCCCGTTATCCTGAGATTGTGGCGGACAGTGCCGAAATACCCCTGACACAAGGCGACCTTCTTGATGACACATTGCGTCAGTTTCATACCCGTTACCGTGGCATGCGCAAAGCGGTTATTTCCGCTAACGGCGCCTTAACGTTACAGGTTGCCCGCTCCCTGAAACGTATTGGTCTGCAATGGGGGAGCGATATCGGCTTGCTGGGATTTGACGAACTGGAATGGGCTGAACTGGCAGGCGTTGGTATCACCACACTTAAACAGCCCACGTGGCAAATTGGTTATGCTGCCGCCGAACAGGTTCTCCGGCGTATTGACGGTGCCAGAGGCCCCGTCAATGAACAGTTATTTCCTGGTGAATTACTGGTGCGCGGTTCAACGGTCTGTTAG
- a CDS encoding formate/nitrite transporter family protein produces MDQLEKDKIDKHSDELEVESEEKQSGKKIEVDEERLPSRAMAIHEHIRQDGEKELERDAMALLWSAIAAGLSMGASLLAKGIFHVKLEGVPGSFLLENLGYTFGFIIVIMARQQLFTENTVTAVLPVMHKPTAGNFGLLMRLWGVVLLGNVVGTGIAAWAFEYMPIFDEATRDAFVKIGMDVMKNSPTEMFSNAIISGWLIATMVWMFPAAGAAKIVVIILMTWLIALGDTTHIVVGSVEILYLVFNGTLHWSEFFWPFALPTLAGNICGGTFIFALMSHAQIRNDMSTKRKEEARLNAERFEASQKKTEKQS; encoded by the coding sequence ATGGATCAACTCGAAAAAGATAAGATAGATAAGCATAGCGACGAGCTCGAAGTGGAGAGCGAAGAAAAGCAGAGCGGGAAAAAAATAGAGGTCGATGAGGAGCGTCTCCCCTCGCGGGCGATGGCGATTCACGAGCATATCCGCCAGGACGGCGAAAAAGAGCTGGAACGCGATGCGATGGCGCTGCTGTGGTCGGCAATTGCCGCCGGGCTGTCGATGGGGGCTTCGCTGCTGGCAAAGGGGATTTTTCATGTCAAACTGGAGGGTGTGCCGGGCAGTTTTTTACTGGAGAATCTCGGTTATACCTTCGGCTTTATTATTGTCATCATGGCGCGTCAGCAACTGTTCACGGAGAATACGGTCACCGCTGTGCTGCCTGTTATGCATAAACCGACGGCAGGAAATTTCGGTCTACTCATGCGCCTCTGGGGTGTGGTGTTACTGGGAAACGTCGTGGGAACCGGCATTGCAGCCTGGGCGTTTGAATATATGCCGATCTTTGATGAAGCAACCCGAGATGCGTTTGTAAAAATCGGCATGGACGTGATGAAAAACAGCCCCACGGAGATGTTTTCCAACGCCATTATTTCCGGGTGGTTAATTGCGACGATGGTCTGGATGTTCCCGGCTGCCGGGGCAGCCAAAATCGTGGTGATTATCCTGATGACATGGCTGATCGCGCTGGGTGATACTACCCATATCGTTGTCGGCTCAGTGGAGATTCTCTATCTGGTGTTTAATGGCACGCTTCACTGGAGCGAATTCTTCTGGCCTTTTGCCTTGCCAACGCTCGCCGGAAACATCTGCGGCGGTACATTTATCTTTGCGCTGATGAGCCATGCGCAGATCCGTAACGACATGAGCACGAAGCGCAAAGAGGAAGCGCGACTCAACGCCGAACGGTTTGAAGCATCGCAGAAAAAGACGGAAAAACAATCCTGA
- a CDS encoding NAD(P)-dependent oxidoreductase: MKPAIVLYKRIPDALYHKLESYFEVRFFDGINDTNRDAVKAALQDAQGMIGASVPVRDALLDCAPHLKAISTISVGVDQFDIHDLTRRGILLMHTPSVLTETTADTIFMLLMMAARRASELAEWVKAGNWTRSIDASMYGVDVNHKTIGIVGMGRIGAALARRANAGFGMQVLYVNETTHSEVEQHYGARRCPLDQLLAEADFVCLTLPLTPQTEKMIDARSLAQMKSGAILVNGARGKIVDQQALIHALKQGVIRAAGLDVFETEPLPADSELLQLPNVVALPHIGSATHETRYNMAACAVDNLITALTGTVTQNGYNLHQLVQR, from the coding sequence TTGAAACCTGCCATCGTATTGTACAAACGTATACCGGATGCGTTGTACCACAAACTGGAAAGCTATTTTGAGGTGCGCTTTTTCGATGGGATCAACGACACGAATCGGGACGCAGTAAAAGCAGCTCTACAGGATGCCCAGGGGATGATCGGTGCCAGTGTGCCGGTTCGTGACGCATTACTGGATTGTGCACCCCATCTGAAAGCCATTTCAACAATCTCCGTCGGCGTCGATCAATTTGATATTCATGACCTGACACGGCGCGGTATTTTGCTGATGCATACCCCGTCTGTATTAACCGAAACGACCGCAGATACAATTTTTATGCTGTTGATGATGGCTGCTCGCCGAGCCAGCGAACTGGCAGAATGGGTGAAAGCCGGAAACTGGACGAGAAGCATTGATGCGTCAATGTACGGTGTGGACGTCAATCATAAGACGATAGGTATTGTCGGCATGGGCCGTATTGGTGCCGCCCTGGCGCGTCGGGCGAATGCCGGATTTGGTATGCAGGTGTTATACGTCAACGAAACGACACATAGCGAAGTGGAACAACATTACGGAGCACGTCGTTGCCCGTTGGATCAGTTGCTGGCAGAAGCAGACTTTGTCTGTCTGACGTTACCGCTGACACCGCAGACAGAAAAAATGATCGACGCTCGCAGCCTGGCACAAATGAAATCCGGCGCAATCCTGGTCAACGGTGCCAGAGGCAAAATTGTGGATCAGCAGGCGCTAATTCATGCGTTAAAACAGGGTGTTATCCGCGCCGCGGGACTTGATGTCTTTGAAACCGAACCGTTGCCTGCCGACTCGGAACTGTTGCAATTACCCAATGTTGTCGCGTTACCGCACATTGGTTCTGCGACTCATGAAACCCGTTACAACATGGCAGCCTGCGCCGTCGATAATCTGATTACCGCCTTAACCGGTACGGTCACGCAAAATGGGTACAATCTGCACCAACTGGTTCAGCGATAA
- the fadJ gene encoding fatty acid oxidation complex subunit alpha FadJ, whose protein sequence is MEMASAFTLNVRLDNVAVISVDVPGEKMNTLKAEFASQVRVILKQIRENKALHGVVIISAKPDNFIAGADINMIGQCKSAQEAETLARQGQQLMAEINALPIPVVAAIHGACMGGGLELALACHARVCTDDAKTVLGLPEVQLGLLPGSGGTQRLPRLVGVSTALEMILTGKQLRARQALKAGLVDDVVPHAILLEAAVELAKKERPTQRPLPVRERILAGPLGRALLFRMVSKKTEQKTLGNYPATGRILQVIETGLAQGSSSGYDAEARAFGELAMTPQSQALRNIFFASTDVKKDPGSDVAPGPLNSVGVLGGGLMGGGIAYVTACKGGLPVRIKDINPKGINHALKYSWDQLETKVRRRHIKASERDKQLALISGSTDYRGFSQRDVIIEAVFEDLALKQQMVAEVEQNCASHTIFASNTSSLPIGDIAANAARPEQVIGLHFFSPVEKMPLVEVIPHAGTSGQTVATTVKLAKKQGKTPIVVRDKAGFYVNRILAPYINEAIRMLTEGERIEQIDHALVKFGFPVGPIQLLDEVGIDTGTKIIPILEAAYGERFAAPANVVASILNDDRKGRKNGRGFYLYGAKGRKSKKQVDPAIYPLIGAQGQSKLSAQQIAERCVMLMLNEAARCFDEQVIRNARDGDIGAVFGIGFPPFLGGPFRYMDSLGADEVVAILQRLAAQYGSRFVPCEALLQMAERGESFWKADATDL, encoded by the coding sequence ATGGAAATGGCATCGGCTTTTACGCTTAACGTCCGTCTGGATAACGTCGCGGTCATCTCTGTTGATGTTCCGGGTGAAAAGATGAATACCCTGAAGGCAGAATTTGCCTCACAGGTGCGGGTCATTCTGAAACAAATTCGCGAGAACAAAGCCTTACATGGCGTTGTGATCATTTCCGCCAAACCGGACAATTTTATCGCCGGCGCGGACATTAACATGATCGGCCAATGTAAAAGTGCGCAAGAGGCTGAAACACTGGCGCGACAGGGGCAACAGCTGATGGCGGAAATCAACGCGCTGCCCATTCCGGTGGTAGCCGCCATTCACGGCGCATGCATGGGCGGCGGCCTGGAACTGGCGCTGGCTTGTCATGCGCGGGTCTGTACTGACGATGCGAAAACGGTTCTTGGGCTACCGGAAGTTCAATTAGGGTTGCTACCAGGCTCTGGAGGTACCCAGCGCTTGCCACGTCTGGTGGGGGTAAGTACCGCACTGGAGATGATCCTCACCGGTAAACAACTTCGTGCCCGCCAGGCGCTAAAAGCCGGACTGGTCGATGATGTGGTCCCCCATGCGATCCTGCTGGAAGCGGCTGTTGAACTGGCAAAAAAAGAGCGTCCGACTCAGCGGCCTCTTCCGGTGCGTGAACGCATTCTGGCGGGGCCGCTTGGACGGGCATTGTTGTTCCGTATGGTGAGTAAAAAGACGGAACAGAAAACCCTCGGCAATTATCCGGCGACCGGGCGTATTTTACAGGTGATCGAAACCGGGCTGGCACAGGGCAGCAGCAGCGGCTACGACGCCGAAGCGCGCGCGTTTGGTGAGCTGGCGATGACTCCGCAATCGCAGGCGTTGCGCAATATTTTCTTTGCCAGCACCGATGTGAAAAAAGATCCTGGCAGCGATGTCGCTCCGGGGCCACTGAACAGCGTTGGGGTTCTCGGTGGCGGGTTAATGGGCGGGGGAATCGCCTACGTCACCGCCTGTAAAGGGGGCTTGCCAGTCCGTATCAAAGACATAAATCCTAAGGGAATCAATCATGCGCTGAAGTACAGCTGGGATCAGCTTGAAACGAAGGTGCGCCGCCGTCATATCAAAGCCAGCGAGCGTGACAAGCAGCTGGCGCTGATTTCAGGATCTACGGATTATCGTGGCTTTTCTCAACGAGACGTGATTATTGAAGCGGTATTTGAAGATCTGGCGTTAAAACAGCAGATGGTGGCAGAAGTTGAACAAAATTGCGCTTCTCACACCATTTTTGCTTCCAACACCTCATCTTTGCCGATTGGCGATATCGCGGCAAACGCGGCCAGACCTGAACAGGTCATTGGCTTGCACTTTTTTAGCCCGGTGGAAAAAATGCCGCTGGTGGAGGTCATTCCCCATGCCGGGACCTCCGGGCAAACGGTCGCGACCACCGTTAAGCTGGCTAAAAAACAGGGTAAAACACCGATTGTCGTGCGCGATAAAGCCGGGTTCTATGTAAACCGCATTCTTGCGCCGTATATCAACGAAGCGATTCGCATGCTCACGGAAGGTGAGCGCATTGAGCAGATCGACCACGCATTAGTGAAGTTTGGTTTTCCCGTAGGGCCAATCCAACTTTTGGATGAGGTGGGAATCGACACCGGCACTAAAATTATACCGATCCTCGAAGCCGCTTACGGTGAGCGTTTTGCTGCCCCTGCAAATGTTGTTGCATCAATTTTGAATGACGATCGCAAAGGTAGAAAAAATGGTCGGGGTTTCTATCTTTACGGTGCAAAAGGGCGTAAAAGCAAAAAACAGGTCGACCCGGCAATTTATCCTCTTATCGGGGCGCAAGGGCAGAGCAAACTTTCTGCCCAGCAGATCGCCGAGCGATGTGTGATGTTAATGCTCAACGAAGCGGCACGCTGCTTTGATGAGCAGGTGATTCGAAATGCGCGCGATGGCGACATTGGCGCGGTGTTTGGTATCGGTTTTCCGCCGTTCCTTGGTGGCCCGTTCCGGTATATGGACTCTCTTGGCGCGGATGAAGTGGTTGCGATATTGCAACGCCTGGCTGCGCAATATGGCTCACGCTTTGTCCCGTGTGAAGCCCTGCTACAGATGGCGGAGCGAGGGGAAAGTTTCTGGAAGGCGGATGCAACTGACCTGTAA
- the fadL gene encoding long-chain fatty acid transporter FadL, with amino-acid sequence MSQKTRFTKSALAVAVALISTQAWSAGFQLNEFSSSGLGRAYSGEGAIADDAGNVSRNPALITMFDRPTFSAGAVYIDPDVNISGRSRSGRSLEADNIAPTAWVPNMHFVAPINDQFGVGASITSNYGLATEFNDSYAGGSVGGTTDLETMNFNLSGAYRLDDAWSFGLGLNAVYARAKIERFAGDLGQLVAGQVMQSPAGQTPQGQQLAATANAIPADTKIAHLNGNQWGFGWNAGILYELDKNNRYALTYRSEVKIDFKGNYSSDLPAAINSFGLPIPTATGGSTQSGYLTLNLPEMWEVSGYNRVAPQWAIHYSLAYTSWSQFQELKAKSTSGDTLFQKHEGFKDAYRIALGTTYYYDDNWTFRTGIAFDDSPVPAQNRSISIPDQDRFWLSAGTTYAFNKDASVDVGVSYMHGQSVKINEGPYQFESEGKAWLFGTNFNYAF; translated from the coding sequence ATGAGCCAGAAAACCCGGTTTACAAAGTCTGCTCTCGCAGTCGCAGTGGCACTTATCTCCACCCAGGCCTGGTCTGCAGGCTTTCAGTTAAACGAATTTTCTTCCTCAGGCCTGGGCCGGGCCTATTCAGGTGAAGGCGCTATCGCTGACGATGCAGGTAATGTCAGTCGTAACCCAGCGCTGATCACGATGTTTGATCGCCCTACTTTTTCTGCGGGTGCGGTATATATCGACCCTGATGTGAATATCAGCGGGCGCTCCCGTTCCGGGCGTAGCCTGGAAGCGGATAATATTGCGCCAACCGCATGGGTGCCGAACATGCACTTTGTCGCGCCGATCAACGACCAGTTTGGTGTGGGTGCCTCCATTACCTCAAACTACGGTCTGGCGACAGAATTTAATGACTCCTATGCCGGGGGTTCAGTTGGCGGTACGACTGACCTCGAAACCATGAACTTCAACTTAAGCGGTGCTTATCGCTTAGATGATGCCTGGAGCTTTGGTCTGGGGCTTAACGCCGTTTACGCGCGTGCCAAAATTGAGCGCTTTGCCGGTGACCTCGGTCAGTTGGTTGCAGGCCAGGTCATGCAGTCACCTGCCGGACAAACACCGCAGGGTCAACAACTGGCAGCCACCGCTAATGCGATCCCAGCCGACACCAAAATTGCCCATCTGAACGGCAACCAGTGGGGCTTTGGCTGGAACGCCGGGATCCTGTACGAGCTGGATAAAAACAACCGCTATGCATTAACTTACCGTTCTGAAGTTAAAATTGACTTCAAAGGTAACTACAGTAGCGACCTGCCAGCAGCTATTAATAGCTTCGGCCTGCCGATTCCAACCGCTACCGGCGGCTCGACGCAATCAGGCTACCTGACCCTGAACCTGCCGGAAATGTGGGAAGTGTCTGGTTATAACCGCGTTGCACCGCAGTGGGCCATCCACTATAGCCTGGCCTACACCAGCTGGAGTCAGTTCCAGGAACTGAAGGCGAAATCCACCAGTGGCGATACGCTGTTCCAGAAACACGAAGGCTTTAAAGATGCCTACCGCATCGCACTGGGTACTACCTATTACTACGATGATAACTGGACGTTCCGTACTGGTATCGCCTTCGATGACAGCCCAGTTCCGGCACAGAACCGTTCTATCTCGATTCCGGACCAGGACCGTTTCTGGCTGAGCGCAGGTACTACCTACGCGTTTAATAAAGATGCCTCGGTTGACGTCGGTGTTTCTTATATGCACGGCCAGAGTGTTAAAATCAACGAAGGTCCGTATCAGTTCGAGTCAGAAGGTAAAGCCTGGCTGTTCGGTACCAACTTCAACTACGCATTCTGA
- a CDS encoding DUF1062 domain-containing protein → MHVIWTVSPLGYQRITKRCPACNIKRDFIPSGAFRMNSQKKILDVWSIYKCVHCDYTWNISLFSRLPVSRLDRELYARIAANDENAILAFSYDRHVLRRNNAELSGVPDFAVEERWATTLIRGRMVKVSIRLTQDFPVSLLSIIRRQLGLSSKAITQCVARGNIRGMTLRELKSRKNCTMTHDVWINTEVFYAARKLRIG, encoded by the coding sequence ATGCACGTCATATGGACGGTCAGTCCCCTGGGTTATCAGCGGATAACTAAACGCTGCCCTGCATGTAATATCAAACGAGACTTTATCCCCTCCGGGGCCTTCAGAATGAATTCGCAAAAGAAGATACTCGACGTCTGGAGTATTTATAAGTGTGTTCATTGCGACTACACCTGGAATATTAGTTTGTTTTCCCGCCTCCCGGTCAGTCGTCTGGACCGCGAACTTTACGCGAGAATCGCTGCTAACGATGAAAATGCAATTCTGGCTTTCTCTTACGATCGCCACGTGCTGCGGCGCAATAACGCGGAGCTTTCCGGCGTGCCGGATTTTGCCGTGGAGGAAAGATGGGCGACGACGCTTATTCGTGGGCGGATGGTGAAGGTAAGTATTCGGTTGACGCAGGATTTTCCTGTCAGCTTATTATCGATTATCCGAAGACAGTTGGGTCTTAGTTCAAAAGCGATAACGCAGTGTGTTGCGCGGGGTAATATTCGTGGAATGACCTTACGCGAACTCAAATCCCGTAAGAATTGCACGATGACGCATGACGTCTGGATTAATACTGAAGTGTTTTATGCAGCACGAAAGTTAAGGATAGGGTAA